A genomic stretch from Leptospira licerasiae serovar Varillal str. VAR 010 includes:
- a CDS encoding DUF4178 domain-containing protein, translating to MSELSCPNCGAPVPIINKASVYAVCSSCKTLSLKKDVNLEKIGTAGELADDHSIIQLGTQGNYKGTPFRVIGRIQLKFELGFWNEWYVVEGDGNSAWLGEAQGSYYYTKLNVGIPTDKIPTLEGDQDPIVIASGRRERITPGDTFFLGENWTLKEIMKATCIGGEGELPIGFQTGYEAVLLDLASEDGIFGTLDYSEAPPLLFSGSFAPLEELNLTGLREEEVAYNQTQIPAKSIECKGCGASLNQFSPDFSKSLACEYCGSVMDTESADLKIIAKFDQVSKDNVLLPLGTPVKLPNFPESKVIGVLRKSTEVDDETYTWTDYLLRYKGGYAWLNENGDNWTYFEPLPGVPKWAPGLKRIFQKRSYKWFANTDAHTDFALGEFYWKVSAGEKAYMEDYISPPYMISSERTDKELFWSKGVFIPFETMKSAVPLDAASKLRKPEIVGVCEPNPFKIRLKRNLWVATILTAVFFVFQVYGCIKAKNQVVYQGKFKYVQTSTPNTDIGSANFRDNSFVTDVFELKGEASENVEIQIEAPELDNKYLFFSAVLINEDTDTAYDTSIETSYYHGVDDGESWSEGSKSDSKSLAEIPPGRYYLRLESQSDFPVGWGSDYNVKVIRDVMSPAPFFLFSIFLWLPLIYTFFRSYSFESKRV from the coding sequence GTGTCCGAACTAAGTTGTCCTAATTGCGGAGCCCCTGTCCCCATTATCAATAAGGCATCCGTTTATGCGGTTTGCTCCAGTTGCAAAACTCTCTCCCTCAAAAAAGATGTGAATCTGGAAAAGATCGGCACAGCGGGAGAACTTGCTGACGACCATTCCATAATTCAACTCGGTACTCAAGGGAACTATAAAGGCACTCCATTTAGAGTCATCGGACGGATCCAACTTAAATTCGAATTAGGCTTCTGGAACGAATGGTATGTCGTCGAAGGAGATGGAAATTCAGCTTGGTTGGGAGAAGCCCAAGGTTCTTATTATTATACAAAACTAAATGTTGGAATTCCGACAGATAAGATCCCGACCTTAGAAGGCGACCAAGATCCGATTGTAATCGCCTCAGGTAGAAGAGAAAGGATCACTCCGGGAGATACTTTCTTTTTAGGAGAGAACTGGACCCTAAAAGAGATCATGAAAGCCACCTGCATAGGCGGAGAAGGCGAACTCCCCATAGGGTTCCAAACCGGATATGAAGCGGTCCTATTGGATCTTGCAAGCGAAGACGGAATATTCGGAACTTTGGACTACTCGGAAGCTCCTCCATTATTATTCTCAGGAAGTTTCGCTCCATTAGAAGAATTGAATTTAACCGGTCTCAGAGAAGAGGAAGTCGCATACAACCAAACACAAATCCCTGCAAAGTCCATAGAATGTAAAGGATGCGGAGCTTCCCTCAATCAATTCAGTCCCGATTTTTCCAAATCCCTGGCCTGCGAGTATTGCGGATCCGTAATGGATACTGAAAGCGCCGATCTAAAGATCATAGCTAAATTCGATCAGGTTTCCAAAGACAATGTTCTTCTTCCATTGGGAACTCCGGTCAAGTTACCCAATTTTCCCGAATCTAAGGTTATCGGAGTATTACGAAAATCTACTGAAGTAGACGACGAAACTTATACTTGGACCGACTATCTTCTTCGATACAAAGGCGGATACGCCTGGCTAAATGAGAATGGGGACAACTGGACCTATTTCGAGCCGCTTCCAGGAGTTCCAAAATGGGCGCCTGGATTAAAGCGAATCTTCCAAAAAAGATCCTACAAATGGTTCGCAAATACGGATGCTCATACCGATTTCGCGTTAGGCGAATTCTATTGGAAAGTTTCAGCCGGCGAGAAGGCATATATGGAGGATTATATTTCTCCTCCTTATATGATCTCTTCCGAAAGAACCGATAAGGAACTATTCTGGTCAAAAGGAGTATTTATTCCTTTCGAAACGATGAAATCCGCTGTACCTTTGGATGCTGCTTCCAAATTAAGAAAGCCAGAAATCGTCGGCGTATGCGAACCTAATCCATTCAAGATCAGACTAAAAAGGAATCTTTGGGTGGCAACAATACTCACCGCGGTATTTTTCGTTTTCCAAGTATACGGATGTATCAAGGCAAAAAACCAAGTAGTCTATCAGGGAAAATTCAAATACGTCCAGACTTCCACACCAAATACCGATATCGGCAGTGCAAATTTTAGGGATAACTCCTTCGTTACCGATGTGTTCGAACTAAAAGGAGAAGCCAGCGAGAATGTGGAGATCCAGATCGAAGCGCCCGAACTAGATAATAAATATCTGTTCTTTTCCGCCGTTCTAATTAACGAAGATACGGACACAGCTTACGATACTTCTATTGAGACCAGCTATTATCACGGAGTGGACGACGGAGAATCCTGGTCGGAAGGTTCCAAATCGGATTCTAAATCTTTGGCGGAGATTCCTCCCGGAAGATATTATCTTAGATTAGAGAGCCAATCTGACTTTCCCGTAGGTTGGGGTTCCGATTATAATGTGAAAGTTATCAGAGATGTGATGAGTCCTGCTCCATTCTTCTTATTTTCCATCTTTCTGTGGCTTCCATTGATCTATACTTTTTTCAGAAGTTATTCTTTCGAATCCAAAAGAGTTTAA
- a CDS encoding PP2C family protein-serine/threonine phosphatase — protein sequence MNIFRKIRNFSFILLTLILAIGSLYSQEDVPVFPISGSMSGTPINKFTFVRKIRPGEVKTPTDLESGDWTRMDKDSLSFSFTDDQFLIKFKIQAPPKEGTISWYLVLNNPGMENLTVFKRVWGPQGWIWSELSRDTRMSYIQPAFLIETPPNKQEEFLIHASTRRSLVLNFQAWAPKEFAAHIQMENLFLGIFFGAIGIMLVYNGFLAFVVKDSSYFFYVFYLLFYGLWQMAVTGVGAQYLIPAPATSWNDYLTGFAFLSVAFSLLFTRSFLHMERETGWKNYAFLILAAFAIFGFIASLFSSIYGPMIWAVSWYPFLAAVLVIYSAAIRLRRGYRPARYFLLAWSVLILFVLITALRNLSIIQDTELTHWSAQFGSLVEMTLLSFALADRIKTLEKDSLQARLENYESQLKLTEIEQELKIARELQESILPDRLPEVKNLKLSVRSEFASSVGGDFYDFQHLESGKLGIFLSDVSGHGVPAAIISSMVKLAFSIESRKNEDPAEVLRSINRSLSGKYGKHFITAAYLLIDPENGKVTYSNAGHPPIVAIDKESGETKEIFLPGWIMGMDPNLKNSVVEFQMKPGDRLIVYTDGITEARSKNGEIFGFQRFYKLLSDQMKSHGEKLGEDLFATVRSFTGGRKHFEDDLTFLVLDYLPIPDESRKKETTSSFSKS from the coding sequence GTGAATATTTTCCGAAAAATTCGGAACTTCAGCTTTATTCTGCTGACCCTTATCCTAGCTATAGGCTCTCTATATTCTCAGGAAGATGTTCCCGTTTTTCCGATCTCCGGTTCCATGTCCGGAACTCCCATAAATAAATTTACTTTTGTCCGAAAGATCCGTCCGGGAGAAGTGAAAACTCCGACTGACTTAGAATCAGGTGACTGGACTAGGATGGATAAGGACAGTCTCTCTTTCAGTTTTACAGACGATCAGTTTTTAATTAAGTTCAAGATACAAGCTCCTCCTAAGGAAGGAACCATCTCTTGGTATTTGGTTCTGAATAACCCGGGAATGGAAAATCTCACTGTCTTCAAAAGAGTCTGGGGACCACAAGGATGGATCTGGTCGGAACTTTCCAGAGATACGAGGATGTCCTACATCCAACCGGCATTCTTGATAGAAACTCCTCCAAATAAGCAGGAAGAATTTTTAATACATGCTTCCACTAGAAGATCCTTGGTCTTGAATTTCCAAGCCTGGGCTCCTAAGGAATTCGCCGCTCATATCCAAATGGAGAATCTTTTTTTAGGGATCTTCTTTGGAGCGATCGGGATCATGTTGGTGTATAATGGATTTCTTGCATTCGTAGTGAAGGACTCCAGTTATTTCTTCTACGTTTTTTATCTATTATTCTACGGGCTTTGGCAGATGGCAGTTACAGGTGTCGGGGCCCAATATCTGATCCCGGCTCCGGCTACTTCCTGGAACGATTATCTGACCGGATTCGCTTTCTTGTCAGTGGCATTTTCCCTTTTATTTACTCGTTCTTTCTTACATATGGAAAGAGAGACAGGCTGGAAGAATTATGCTTTTTTAATATTGGCGGCATTCGCTATTTTCGGGTTTATCGCATCTTTGTTCTCCAGCATTTATGGACCGATGATCTGGGCGGTGTCCTGGTATCCTTTCCTTGCAGCCGTTTTAGTGATCTATTCGGCTGCGATCCGATTAAGAAGGGGCTATCGTCCGGCACGTTATTTCCTATTGGCCTGGTCCGTTCTTATCCTTTTCGTTTTGATAACCGCACTTAGGAATTTATCCATAATCCAAGATACGGAACTCACTCATTGGTCCGCTCAGTTCGGCTCCTTAGTGGAGATGACCCTTCTTTCTTTTGCTTTGGCAGATAGGATCAAAACATTAGAGAAAGATTCTCTGCAAGCTCGACTGGAAAATTACGAAAGCCAATTAAAGTTAACCGAAATCGAGCAAGAGCTTAAGATCGCGAGAGAACTGCAAGAGTCAATTCTTCCCGATCGTTTGCCCGAAGTGAAAAATCTCAAACTTTCGGTTCGAAGCGAATTTGCAAGTTCCGTGGGCGGGGACTTCTATGATTTCCAACACTTGGAGTCCGGCAAGTTAGGCATCTTTTTATCGGATGTTTCCGGCCATGGTGTTCCTGCTGCGATTATTTCTTCGATGGTTAAGTTGGCATTTTCAATCGAATCCAGAAAGAATGAAGATCCTGCGGAAGTTTTGAGAAGTATTAATAGATCTTTGAGCGGCAAGTATGGAAAACATTTCATCACCGCGGCCTATCTTCTGATCGATCCGGAGAACGGAAAGGTGACCTATTCTAATGCGGGACATCCTCCTATTGTTGCAATAGATAAGGAATCGGGAGAGACAAAAGAAATTTTCTTACCCGGCTGGATTATGGGAATGGACCCGAATCTGAAAAACTCTGTGGTCGAGTTCCAGATGAAACCAGGAGATCGTTTGATAGTTTATACGGATGGGATCACCGAAGCCAGAAGTAAAAACGGTGAAATTTTCGGATTCCAGAGATTTTATAAATTATTAAGCGATCAAATGAAATCGCACGGAGAAAAACTCGGGGAAGATCTGTTTGCAACTGTGAGAAGTTTTACCGGGGGCAGAAAACATTTCGAAGACGATCTAACTTTTCTCGTCTTAGATTATTTGCCGATCCCCGATGAGAGCCGAAAAAAGGAAACTACTTCGAGTTTTTCAAAAAGCTGA
- a CDS encoding polyamine aminopropyltransferase, producing MQRALLISVLILSSCGLVYELLAGTVASYLLGETVTQFSLVIGVYLFSMGIGSWLSRYLIEDLIPKFLDVELALGLLGGFSAAILFLSFGQTRIFQIPLFSIVVAVGTLVGMEIPLLLRILKNKLGFRDMVSKVLSLDYAGALLASLAFPIFFAPKLGMVRTSFFFGLLNAGTALWGTFVLPLSEKHKNLLRAKSALVLTLLGLGFAFSEMITYYSEENLFSDEIIYSKQTNFQKIIVTRYKNELRLFLNGHLQFSSRDEYRYHETLAHPALLSHPNPKRVLVLGGGDGLAVREILKYPGIESITLVDLDPEMTRIFSEQPLLTEINGSSLKNPKVTVQNADAFLWLEESNSVFDVVLIDFPDPSNFSIGKLYSTAFYRSLKRRLNEFSVVEIQSTSPLFARMSFWCVEATLRESGFNTKALHVYVPSFGEWGFVLGSVGKLGGYRKDLPVGLKFLNETELKSISEFPQDMSRVPTEPNRLDNQSLVRYYDQEWNRILD from the coding sequence CTGCAGAGAGCCTTATTAATCTCCGTCTTAATCCTTTCTTCCTGCGGTTTAGTATACGAGCTGTTAGCAGGCACTGTGGCGAGTTATTTACTCGGAGAAACAGTCACTCAATTCTCTTTAGTCATCGGAGTGTATTTGTTCTCCATGGGGATCGGTAGTTGGCTTTCCAGATACTTAATCGAAGACCTGATCCCTAAATTTTTAGATGTGGAACTCGCCTTAGGATTATTAGGCGGATTCAGCGCGGCAATTCTATTCCTAAGTTTCGGACAGACTCGAATTTTTCAAATCCCACTTTTCAGTATCGTAGTTGCCGTCGGAACCCTGGTTGGTATGGAGATACCCCTACTTCTTCGTATCCTAAAAAATAAATTAGGATTTCGTGATATGGTTTCCAAAGTGCTCAGCTTAGATTATGCCGGAGCGCTTCTTGCCTCGTTGGCATTTCCAATCTTTTTCGCTCCTAAACTAGGAATGGTTAGGACTTCTTTCTTTTTCGGATTGCTAAATGCGGGGACCGCACTATGGGGCACATTCGTCCTTCCCCTATCCGAAAAGCACAAAAATCTATTAAGAGCAAAATCCGCACTTGTATTGACCCTATTAGGATTGGGTTTTGCATTTTCCGAAATGATCACTTATTATAGTGAAGAAAATCTTTTTTCAGACGAGATCATCTACTCCAAACAAACCAATTTCCAAAAGATCATAGTCACCAGATACAAAAACGAACTCAGACTTTTCCTGAACGGGCATTTGCAATTCAGTTCCAGGGACGAATATAGATATCATGAAACATTAGCGCACCCTGCCCTTCTCTCTCATCCGAACCCGAAAAGAGTATTGGTTTTAGGAGGGGGAGACGGTTTAGCGGTAAGAGAGATCTTAAAATATCCAGGCATTGAATCTATCACATTAGTGGACTTGGACCCTGAGATGACACGGATCTTTTCGGAGCAACCCCTTCTTACGGAGATCAACGGATCTAGTTTAAAAAATCCTAAAGTAACAGTCCAAAACGCGGACGCCTTTTTATGGTTAGAAGAATCGAATTCGGTCTTCGACGTGGTGCTGATAGATTTTCCCGACCCAAGCAACTTCTCCATCGGAAAATTATACAGCACCGCATTTTACAGAAGTTTAAAAAGAAGGCTCAACGAATTTTCGGTTGTAGAGATACAATCTACTTCTCCTCTATTCGCTAGAATGTCTTTCTGGTGTGTAGAAGCAACTCTCAGGGAATCAGGATTTAATACCAAAGCCTTGCACGTTTACGTTCCTTCCTTCGGAGAATGGGGATTTGTTTTAGGAAGTGTCGGAAAATTGGGAGGATACAGAAAAGACCTGCCTGTAGGATTAAAATTCCTGAATGAAACAGAACTCAAATCCATTTCGGAATTTCCACAAGATATGTCCAGAGTCCCTACTGAACCGAATCGATTAGACAATCAAAGTCTTGTACGTTATTACGACCAGGAATGGAATCGAATCTTAGATTGA